The following coding sequences are from one Salvia hispanica cultivar TCC Black 2014 chromosome 3, UniMelb_Shisp_WGS_1.0, whole genome shotgun sequence window:
- the LOC125209453 gene encoding transcription factor bHLH117 translates to MESEFPFLQPFPISHEASTDDAYFTGIYAGLSFRSLLTGGSFEPAAEAEDPLETQPFFPTGDGAAPLYNFISETAPFPLHHQLPGLLSYELPQNAVEINSPAPNPRSEADPKEKRPRRRQGRLSDKTQCLRKLLPGDEKMDMATVLEEAYKYIVFLQSQVRALQSMPCQSGAGGDLYELNRQQLLQVATNSPAVQAKLCAEGCCVYAAEQLHLVEKIADRKAMIDQQMMYGSHSNPNFFHA, encoded by the coding sequence ATGGAGAGCGAATTTCCGTTTCTGCAGCCATTTCCGATCAGCCACGAAGCCTCCACAGACGACGCTTACTTCACCGGAATCTACGCCGGCCTCAGTTTCCGCTCACTTCTCACCGGCGGTTCCTTCGAACCAGCGGCGGAAGCTGAAGATCCACTCGAAACACAGCCGTTCTTCCCCACCGGCGACGGCGCCGCGCCTCTCTACAATTTCATCTCCGAAACGGCGCCGTTTCCTCTCCACCACCAGCTGCCAGGCCTCCTCTCCTACGAGCTGCCGCAAAACGCCGTTGAAATCAATTCCCCGGCGCCAAACCCTAGATCCGAGGCGGATCCGAAGGAAAAGAGGCCGCGGCGGAGGCAGGGCAGGCTGAGCGACAAGACGCAGTGCCTGCGGAAGCTGCTCCCCGGCGACGAGAAAATGGACATGGCGACGGTGCTGGAGGAGGCGTACAAGTACATCGTCTTCCTCCAGTCGCAGGTCCGCGCTCTCCAGTCGATGCCGTGCCAGAGCGGCGCTGGCGGAGATTTGTACGAGCTGAACAGGCAGCAGCTGCTGCAGGTGGCGACGAACTCTCCGGCAGTGCAGGCGAAGCTGTGCGCCGAAGGCTGCTGTGTTTACGCGGCGGAGCAGCTGCATTTGGTGGAGAAGATCGCTGATCGGAAGGCGATGATTGATCAGCAGATGATGTACGGATCGCATTCTAACCCTAACTTCTTTCATGCTTGA
- the LOC125216921 gene encoding protein DESIGUAL 3-like encodes MSKKMNTKILGISACLLIFVLDIIALVFAIKAKEAQNHGKHMRMWIFECKVRSHDAFMLGVAAAVFLSAAHIFVNLLGWLVVTGRDDSQKPSKKFSKVFFVLIWIIYGVGLTLLLIGTRSNEKKGISCGFTYHNFLPTGGILCVVHAILALAFYALS; translated from the exons ATgtcaaagaaaatgaatacaaaaatattggGTATTTCTGCATGTCTCTTAATCTTTGTGTTGGATATCATTGCTCTAGTTTTTGCAATCAAGGCTAAGGAAGCTCAAAACCAT GGGAAGCATATGAGGATGTGGATATTCGAATGTAAAGTGCGAAGCCATGACGCATTCATGCTAGGTGTGGCCGCAGCTGTTTTTCTGAGCGCAGCTCATATTTTCGTTAATTTGTTAGGATGGTTGGTTGTTACTGGACGAGATGATTCACAGAAACCTAGCAAGAAGTTTTCCAaagttttctttgttttgataTG GATAATCTATGGAGTTGGTCTCACATTGTTGTTGATTGGGACAAgatcaaatgaaaagaaagGAATATCATGTGGATTCACATACCACAATTTTCTTCCAACAGGAGGTATTCTATGTGTGGTTCATGCCATCTTAGCTTTGGCCTTTTATGCTCTTTCTTGA
- the LOC125209452 gene encoding LOW QUALITY PROTEIN: uncharacterized protein LOC125209452 (The sequence of the model RefSeq protein was modified relative to this genomic sequence to represent the inferred CDS: deleted 1 base in 1 codon; substituted 1 base at 1 genomic stop codon) — translation MGSLFVSAFVVIAFFFTSSRLICEARDSIDVANPLLGDQTLVSARNEFELGFFTAENGGRYVAIWYHKLVPRTVVWVAPRDEPLPSSCEGIQIRENGGNAEVVCGNGNGWVALITYSVGSMGPRASNITLQLLDSGNLVLVDAFSGERLWQSFDEPTDTFLPGMILNDTVILSSWVSPSDPSTGNYSFRKDQGIYEILEKPLNTYWKSNERNAFMKNTIPFFVEQLLFNYSNITTQRLVMNSSGEIQLYRLSDGRSWSLLWSVPEGPCSKYNTCGKFGVCNAKSKVLCDCPPGFSPVSLEDWEGGRYSEGCERVISECSRRRSFLNITLVRVGGGIKPFDQAQNEASCKETCLNECKCQAYYFKDDDPRGRETRTNGKCWIWMDNVENLHQDSMDGSISLSLRVSNANSTARTCEPCGTTSSIRIPYPLSTGPSCGDPSYYSFECNNTTIFNTLSGKYQVTSINKENRNFFILVGSETAQTCNSRNSSTHVVTLNHSLPFTVTNWCYFEPITGPRQVEIGWKPPLEPSCDSSMGCEDWPASDCRDRGNGSRCYCREGYQWNGSLANCSEALRNSGNDYKRRNRILVSVVVVALILVSCSSYVFYRRKKAKQQAGNLESSEGERQVNDLMLENGKAIDVPFYDLDMILCATDNFSNAHKLGQGGFGPVYKGKFPEGLEVAVKRLSSCSGQGVEEFLNEVVLIAKLQHRNLVRLLGYCIKGDEKILLYEYMPNRSLDAFIFGXHKSINKCLIYQYSYLRKCILHHILFLDEHNRLLLDWKRRSDIILGIARGLLYLHQDSRLRIIHRDLKTSNILLDEDMNPKISDFGLARIVEGKKTEASTNKVVGTYGYMSPEYALDGKFSTKSDIFSFGVVMLEIISGRKNTGFYNPEQVLNLLGYTWRLWCDNKAIDMIDPTLLESCEKSEVIKCINIGLLCVQEDPDDRPSMTTVVVMLGSKTNPLPLPSQPAFVVRRRLSSTSSSSSSTKPKTISVNDLTLTMEQGRVFITPVVMMGCMHSLTAFSFSLVVLLVISCCSKCEGRDSISVGEPLTESDKILVSAEGRFELGFFDNNSGKYLGIWYHNVSPRTVVWVARREEPLPVSCGGVRIHEDNGNVEVECGDGELRPVTSLVISAGSNRTLQLLDSGNLVLVDASSGARVWQSFDEPTDTFLPGMKLSDTVNLSSWTSPNNPAIGNYSFLQEQGVYVIYESVNVRWKSNEPSSFMKDTFPFYINDMLSGSELNKKSGKTNRHNNSPLTTNINISSFTTDFNHSRLVMNSSGQIQYYNLSNGMNWSSVWPALNDPCSVYNTCGKFGVCNSSGTAYVHVPHGFTPVSSEDWNAGKYSDGCNRVPPAECSHRKKFVSIMLVRVGGGFKPITEAQQDEDCKNECLNLNDCKCHAYYFDGSRRMGKNSSRCWIWTSDVENLNQGDGVDAASINLFLRISGGAGEMNTINNPEAQAPKSRNNSQRVYVIAIVALVGGIILLSFSACILYRRRAAERPGYHRRAEANSGLFSTGSERQVNDLMQENGKGIDVPFYNLDSILSATDDFSDANKLGQGGFGPVYKGMFQGGHEIAVKRLASCSGQGIEEFLNEVVLIAKLQHRNLVRLLGYCIKGSEKILLYEYMPNRSLDAFLFDEHNRLLLDWKKRFEIILGIARGLLYLHQDSRLRIIHRDLKTSNILLDEDMNPKISDFGLARIVQGKETESSTNKVVGTYGYMSPEYALDGKFSTKSDVFSFGVVMLEIISGKKNTGFYNPQQVLNLLGYAWRLWCDNKSLDMIDPTLSDSCKKSEVIKCINIGLLCVQEDPNERPSMATVVLMLGSETSPLPLPTQPAFVVRRRLSSTPSSSSSAQPDSVSVNELTFTMAQGR, via the exons ATGGGTTCTCTCTTTGTCTCTGCATTTGTTGTTATCGCATTTTTCTTTACTTCGTCTCGTTTGATTTGTGAGGCTAGAGATAGCATTGATGTGGCTAACCCGTTGCTTGGTGATCAAACTCTTGTATCAGCTAGGAACGAATTTGAGCTAGGTTTCTTCACAGCTGAGAATGGGGGGAGATATGTGGCCATATGGTATCACAAGTTGGTTCCAAGAACCGTTGTGTGGGTTGCACCACGAGACGAGCCACTGCCCAGTTCGTGTGAAGGAATTCAGATTCGAGAAAATGGTGGAAATGCTGAGGTCGTGTGTGGTAACGGAAATGGATGGGTTGCCCTCATTACATACTCTGTGGGCTCAATGGGACCTAGAGCCTCTAACATAACACTGCAGTTGTTGGATAGTGGGAACTTGGTTCTTGTTGATGCTTTTTCAGGTGAAAGACTCTGGCAGAGTTTCGATGAACCAACTGATACATTTCTTCCTGGTATGATACTGAACGATACTGTTATATTGAGCTCGTGGGTTAGTCCAAGTGATCCCAGTACTGGGAATTATTCTTTTAGGAAAGATCAAGGAATATATGAAATACTTGAGAAACCTCTAAATACTTACTGGAAAAGCAATGAGCGCAATGCATTCATGAAGAACACCATACCTTTTTTTGTAGAACAACTACTTTTCAATTATAGCAATATAACAACACAAAGGCTTGTGATGAACTCTTCGGGGGAGATACAACTTTACAGATTGAGCGATGGTAGGAGTTGGTCTTTGTTGTGGTCAGTACCTGAAGGTCCTTGCAGCAAGTACAACACTTGTGGGAAGTTTGGTGTGTGCAATGCAAAGAGCAAGGTGCTGTGTGATTGCCCTCCTGGATTCAGCCCGGTTTCGTTGGAGGATTGGGAAGGTGGGCGATACTCTGAAGGCTGTGAAAGGGTGATTTCAGAATGCAGCCGCAGAAGATCATTCTTGAATATAACGCTCGTGAGAGTTGGGGGTGGCATCAAGCCATTTGATCAAGCTCAGAACGAGGCGTCATGCAAAGAGACATGTTTGAATGAATGCAAATGCCAGGCTTACTATTTTAAAGATGATGATCCGCGTGGCAGAGAAACTCGTACTAATGGAAAATGCTGGATTTGGATGGACAATGTTGAAAATCTTCATCAAGATTCCATGGATGGTAGCATTAGCCTCTCTCTACGTGTCTCCAACG CAAACTCCACAGCACGAACCTGTGAACCGTGTGGCACCACCAGCTCAATTCGCATACCGTATCCTCTAAGCACAGGTCCTAGTTGTGGTGATCCTTCATACTACAGTTTTGAATGCAATAACACCACCATCTTCAACACATTAAGTGGGAAGTACCAAGTCACCTCCATCAATAAGGAGAAtcgtaatttttttattctagttGGCTCAGAAACTGCCCAAACTTGTAACAGCAGAAACTCATCTACCCATGTGGTAACTCTCAATCACTCTTTGCCATTCACTGTGACTAACTGGTGCTATTTCGAACCTATTACTGGTCCTCGTCAAGTAGAGATAGGTTGGAAGCCTCCATTGGAGCCAAGCTGTGATTCGTCGATGGGCTGTGAAGATTGGCCTGCTTCAGATTGCCGTGATAGGGGCAATGGGTCGAGATGCTACTGCAGAGAGGGCTATCAATGGAATGGATCTTTGGCAAATTGTAGTgaag CCTTGAGAAACTCGGGGAATGACTACAAGAGAAGAAACAGAATTCTAGTTTCTGTTGTGGTTGTGGCACTCATACTAGTTTCGTGCTCAAGCTATGTCTTCTATCGAAGAAAGAAGGCAAAACAACAAG CGGGAAATTTGGAAAGCAGTGAAGGTGAAAGACAAGTAAATGACTTGATGCTTGAAAATGGCAAAGCCATTGATGTTCCTTTCTACGATTTGGACATGATCTTATGTGCCACTGATAACTTCTCAAACGCCCATAAGCTCGGGCAAGGTGGATTTGGGCCGGTTTATAAG GGGAAGTTTCCGGAAGGACTTGAAGTCGCGGTAAAGAGGCTATCGAGCTGCTCAGGTCAGGGAGTCGAGGAATTTCTCAACGAGGTCGTCTTGATTGCCAAGCTTCAACATAGGAATCTCGTAAGGCTTCTGGGATACTGCATCAAGGGAGATGAGAAAATCTTGCTATATGAATACATGCCTAACAGAAGCTTGGATGCCTTCATATTTGGTTAGCATAAAAGCATAAATAAATGTctaatatatcaatatagttATCTTCGTAAATGTATTCTTCATCACATTCTTTTTCTAGATGAACACAATCGCTTGCTACTCGACTGGAAGAGGAGGTCTGACATCATCTTGGGGATTGCTCGAGGGCTGCTGTATCTTCATCAAGATTCGAGGTTGAGAATCATTCATCGCGATCTAAAAACGAGCAACATTTTGCTTGATGAAGATATGAACCCCAAGATTTCTGATTTTGGCTTGGCAAGGATCGTTGAAGGCAAGAAAACAGAGGCAAGCACAAACAAAGTGGTCGGAACCTA TGGCTATATGTCTCCGGAGTATGCATTGGATGGGAAATTCTCGACCAAATCCGATATTTTCAGCTTCGGAGTTGTAATGCTGGAGATAATAAGTGGGAGGAAGAACACAGGATTCTATAATCCAGAACAAGTCCTGAATCTACTAGGCTAT ACATGGAGATTGTGGTGTGACAACAAGGCCATAGACATGATCGATCCAACGTTGCTCGAATCATGTGAGAAATCTGAAGTGATCAAGTGCATAAACATCGGACTACTCTGTGTCCAAGAAGACCCTGACGACCGGCCCTCCATGACAACCGTTGTCGTGATGCTGGGGAGCAAGACCAACCCTCTTCCCCTCCCATCTCAGCCGGCATTCGTTGTGCGGCGACGGCTTTCAAGCACGTCGTCGTCATCTTCCTCTACGAAACCAAAAACGATCTCCGTCAACGACCTCACCCTTACTATGGAGCAAGGACGA GTATTCATCACTCCTGTTGTGATGATGGGCTGTATGCATTCTCTAACAgccttctccttctctctcgtCGTCTTATTAGTGATTTCGTGTTGTTCTAAATGTGAGGGTAGAGATAGCATCAGCGTTGGAGAGCCATTGACGGAGAGTGACAAGATTCTTGTATCAGCTGAGGGGCGATTTGAGCTCGGTTTTTTCGATAACAACAGTGGCAAATATTTGGGCATATGGTATCACAACGTGTCGCCAAGAACCGTCGTGTGGGTTGCCAGAAGAGAGGAACCACTGCCCGTTTCATGTGGAGGGGTTCGGATTCATGAGGATAATGGAAATGTCGAGGTTGAGTGTGGTGATGGTGAACTTCGCCCCGTTACAAGTCTTGTGATTTCTGCAGGTTCTAACAGAACACTGCAGCTGTTGGATTCCGGGAACTTGGTTCTTGTTGATGCTTCTTCAGGTGCAAGAGTGTGGCAGAGTTTCGACGAGCCAACTGATACTTTTCTTCCTGGTATGAAACTGTCTGATACTGTCAATCTGAGCTCGTGGACGAGTCCAAATAATCCAGCTATAGGAAACTACTCGTTCCTGCAAGAGCAAGGTGTGTATGTGATATACGAGAGTGTCAATGTCCGCTGGAAAAGCAACGAGCCTAGCTCCTTCATGAAGGACACTTTTCCTTTCTACATAAACGACATGCTATCAGGCTCAGAGTTGAAtaagaaaagtggaaaaaCAAATAGACATAACAATTCTCCATTAAcaacaaatatcaacatatcTTCGTTTACAACTGATTTCAACCATTCAAGGCTGGTGATGAACTCTTCGGGACAGATACAGTACTACAATTTGAGCAATGGCATGAACTGGTCAAGTGTGTGGCCAGCTCTCAATGATCCTTGCAGCGTGTACAACACATGTGGGAAGTTCGGTGTTTGCAACTCATCCGGGACAGCCTATGTGCACGTG CCTCATGGATTCACTCCCGTCTCCTCAGAAGACTGGAATGCTGGGAAATACTCTGACGGTTGTAACAGGGTCCCACCTGCAGAGTGCAGCCATAGGAAGAAGTTTGTGAGTATAATGCTTGTGAGAGTGGGCGGAGGCTTCAAGCCGATCACTGAGGCTCAACAAGACGAAGACTGCAAAAATGAGTgtttaaatttgaatgattGCAAATGTCATGCCTACTATTTTGATGGCAGCAGAAGAATGGGAAAGAATTCATCAAGATGTTGGATTTGGACGAGTGATGTCGAAAATCTTAATCAGGGTGATGGTGTTGATGCTGCTAGCATTAACCTTTTTCTACGCATATCTGGAG GTGCAGGTGAGATGAACACCATAAATAACCCTGAGGCTCAGGCACCTAAGAGTCGGAACAACTCACAAAGAGTATATGTGATCGCCATCGTTGCTTTGGTTGGTGGGATTATACTACTTTCTTTCTCCGCCTGTATCTTGTATAGAAGGAGGGCGGCTGAAAGACCAG GTTATCACAGACGCGCTGAAGCTAATTCGGGACTCTTCTCGACTGGGAGTGAAAGACAAGTGAATGACTTGATGCAAGAAAATGGCAAGGGGATTGATGTTCCTTTTTACAATCTTGATTCCATCTTGTCTGCCACGGACGATTTCTCAGATGCAAATAAGCTCGGGCAAGGTGGATTCGGGCCGGTCTATAAG GGAATGTTTCAGGGGGGACATGAAATTGCAGTGAAGAGGCTGGCGAGCTGCTCGGGCCAAGGAATCGAGGAATTCCTCAATGAGGTCGTCTTGATTGCCAAGCTTCAACATAGGAATCTAGTTAGGCTTCTGGGATACTGCATCAAGGGGAGTGAAAAAATCCTGCTTTATGAATACATGCCTAATAGGAGCTTGGATGCCTTCTTATTTG ACGAACACAACCGGTTGCTACTCGACTGGAAGAAGAGGTTCGAGATCATATTGGGGATAGCCCGAGGGCTGCTATATCTTCACCAAGATTCGAGGTTGAGAATCATTCATCGTGATCTGAAAACGAGCAACATCTTGCTAGATGAAGATATGAACCCCAAGATTTCGGATTTTGGTTTGGCGAGGATCGTTCAAGGCAAGGAGACAGAATCAAGCACAAACAAAGTGGTCGGAACCTA TGGCTATATGTCTCCAGAATACGCGTTGGACGGGAAATTCTCAACCAAATCCGATGTTTTCAGCTTTGGAGTTGTGATGCTAGAGATCATAAGTGGGAAGAAAAACACAGGCTTCTATAATCCTCAACAAGTCCTAAATCTGTTAGGTTAT GCATGGAGACTGTGGTGTGACAACAAGTCCCTCGACATGATCGATCCGACATTGTCTGATTCGTGCAAGAAATCCGAGGTGATCAAGTGCATAAACATAGGGCTACTCTGTGTCCAAGAAGATCCCAACGAACGTCCCTCCATGGCGACTGTTGTCTTAATGCTGGGGAGTGAGACGAGCCCTCTTCCCCTCCCGACTCAGCCGGCCTTTGTCGTGAGGCGACGGCTCTCGAGCACGCCATCGTCATCTTCTTCCGCCCAACCGGACTCTGTTTCAGTCAACGAGCTCACCTTTACTATGGCACAAGGGCGGTGA
- the LOC125215810 gene encoding uncharacterized protein LOC125215810, with translation MKKLFSEFASCWGGATVTPTPEPAVSRRRTKRTAKLSGAAHNWKPKLNAISENSPLFDADDTRRPVKAKIRSPARAAPPRSLIEDYWKYSQSMAVPVFAPTSYMF, from the exons ATGAAGAAGCTTTTCTCCGAATTCGCATCTTGCTGGGGCGGAGCAACTGTTACTCCCACGCCGGAGCCTGCCGTGTCCCGGCGCAGGACCAAAAGGACTGCCAAATTGAGCGGCGCCGCCCATAATTGGAAGCCCAAACTCAATGCGATTTCCGAGAACAGCCCGCTCTTCGACGCCGACGACACGCGACGGCCGGTGAAGGCCAAAATTAGGTCTCCCGCGAGGGCCGCGCCGCCGCGTAGTCTAATTGAGGACTACTG GAAATATTCTCAGTCGATGGCGGTGCCGGTGTTTGCTCCGACGTCGTATATGTTTTGA
- the LOC125215297 gene encoding transcription initiation factor IIE subunit alpha-like, which translates to MASVDPFNRLVRLTARAFYDDITTKGENQQRPGRSDNRGIAVVILDALTRRQWTKEEDLARDLKLHTKQLRRTLRFFEEEKLVTRDHRKETSKSAKMFNAAVAATVDGQKNGRDDEKQKLQTQSYCCLDYSQIYDVVRYRLHRMRKKLKDELESKNTVQEYICPDCNKKYNALDALRLITPYDEYFHCESCNGILVAESDKLAAQEMGDGDDNASRRRLDKLRDMLSKMEVQLKPLIDQLGRVKDLPVPELEGLQAWLVRKATQQAANGDHNTNDPNRHMNGGFGGTPMPYVGETKVEVAFSGADDKGDVKSINASTPMKVLPPWMIKQGMNLTKEQRGETSQETKMGGSSVAMESTDDKKAVALDEDKNKIQDEYVRAYYAAVLEKLHPGKEENIKREAKSPNDVFASEVYSTPSERQVGMKSKREDEFEGDDIEWEDGPSTGNTSDHFKVHDLNVEAEATQDDEDENDWEDG; encoded by the exons ATGGCTAGCGTCGATCCATTCAATCG CCTGGTGAGACTTACAGCCCGGGCATTCTATGATGATATAACTACGAAGGGTGAAAACCAGCAGAGGCCTGGGAGAAGTGATAACAGAGGGATTGCTGTGGTCATTCTTGATGCTCTTACTAG ACGTCAGTGGACTAAGGAGGAAGATTTGGCTAGGGACTTGAAACTTCACACGAAGCAACTACGTCGGACTCTGAGATTCTTCGAAGAAGAAAAACTGGTCACTCGTGATCATCGCAAGGAG ACCTCCAAAAGTGCAAAGATGTTCAATGCTGCCGTGGCTGCCACAGTGGATGGTCAAAAAAATGGAAGAGACGACGAGAAGCAAAAGTTGCAAACTCAGTCATATTGTTGCTTAGATTATTCACAG ATATATGATGTTGTCAGATATAGATTACATCGCATGAGGAAGAAGTTGAAGGATGAACTGGAGAGCAAAAACACAGTTCAGGAATATATATGCCCAGACTGCAACAAAAA ATACAACGCCCTTGATGCACTCCGGTTAATCACCCCATATGATGAGTACTTTCACTGTGAAAGCTGCAATGGGATCCTTGTGGCTGAGAGTGACAAGCTGGCTGCTCAAGAAATGGGTGATGGGGATGATAATGCAAGCAGACGTCGGCTTGATAAATTAAGGGACATGCTATCAAAGATGGAG GTACAGCTCAAACCACTGATAGATCAACTCGGGAGAGTTAAGGATTTGCCTGTGCCTGAACTTGAAGGTCTTCAAGCTTGGCTAGTTCGAAAGGCTACTCAACAAGCTGCAAATGGAGATCATAATACCAACGACCCTAACAGACATATGAATGGAGGTTTTGGTGGGACTCCCATGCCTTATGTTGGGGAGACTAAG GTTGAAGTTGCATTTTCTGGTGCGGATGACAAAGGTGATGTTAAATCAATCAACGCGAGTACACCTATGAAGGTTTTGCCTCCATGGATGATCAAGCAAGGAATGAATCTTACAAAAGAACAACGTGGAGAGACCAGTCAAGAGACAAAGATGGGTGGTAGTTCAGTAGCTATGGAGAGTACTGATGACAAGAAGGCTGTAGCTTTAGATgaggacaaaaataaaatacag GATGAATATGTCAGAGCCTATTACGCTGCTGTACTTGAGAAGCTCCATCctggaaaagaagaaaatatcaagagAGAAGCAAAATCACCTAATGATGTCTTCGCCAGTGAAGTTTACAGCACACCATCTGAGCGTCAAGTAGGCATGAAGTCAAAACGTGAAGATGAATTTGAAGGAGATGATATTGAATGGGAGGATGGGCCATCTACAG GTAACACTTCCGATCACTTTAAAGTTCACGACTTGAATGTAGAAGCAGAAGCTACTCAAGATGACGAGGATGAAAACGACTGGGAAGACGGGTGA